One genomic window of Paramormyrops kingsleyae isolate MSU_618 chromosome 22, PKINGS_0.4, whole genome shotgun sequence includes the following:
- the LOC111859750 gene encoding zinc finger protein 646-like, whose product MEYIDTYMLEKESSRFKCEQCGRCYRHAGSLANHKKAHEVGSFQCPLCIRVLSNALALKNHLRIHTSKKSFSCSVCGKAFRLFSQLIVHHQVHGSQGSYEESIKKDHLESRTIMQENGERPDQNTLINTDMTDKFNDNSSTEEKKSVTNDSVDRPFKCDQCEKTYRHHGSLINHKKSHQLGVFQCSICYKQFNNLAALNNHQRTHTKSKFQTTPVHISTQPQEAVSDLCLTASQKSATAWFCNLCDISFPKKRNLKEHILMHSTSSSASELSDSCYYADSDTFLHSKKHFPPSHQLDKWEAGEHTNNQLYTCAYCGVKYSDLENLKDHYLTHNSPSTSSPQSDSQMPDSKQSGHGLQALEMASGKEAEVSNSLSEDTKDRRFTCHICGKRYRHAGSLINHKHSHQTGSYQCSVCCKYYPHLAALNRHLRSHRTTSPGLPFDIEGDWLSPEPLTLELQQSSCNNQDQEDNSSPLHDNVVGISHQVYYNSNIDGLNEIHEQDRLEHTLLPSVNQMEERHMCADCGETYRDITGIKSHLCPQRCQQQQYITSGILANDKEECPLQNCRDLKWNNKQGSLSLINSCSGDTKEDDGEAYQCSECGNHYTSLWALKSHLCGKTHFQGIPMSMDLSSTNEENWRMMEMEGSLIICSTCGESFFNEHDLQAHQPLHGQDGTDEVAQNKTDNTYSTDVKTEEKSHICGECGMFCTEYNELEAHECAVKGKGKKLNVEKQVDGPRYFQPNLDSGDHPHRCDQCGRTYRHLNSLLNHKKSHRTGVFRCHVCQKRFYNLLALKSHHRTHFDLKRHKCEKCGKAFKIQKQLLNHLQVHKEKKAKFQDLNQLHQSFQHGCRTEADEVLPKYSPSRVVSKKKTQSWCKQPNAICRKCGVKHRLKKPCHDPDSWIEQEAERLEGTEMRFQPFAYDHYGETRCHAGNLVYHKKAHKTAEYICTSTYSKQHTMKNHLHTHLADNKCSLQECGKGQKRLSCYKYSFNGKKMPQRVHMQPLEVRELKGGLGFKGSTDQLLTHCHTAKLSDNSDQKVTDDHGFVQKEDRPFVCNICNRTYRHAGSLVNHKNTHKTGIFCCSICSKDFFNALALRNHTRIHTQKKKHVCTTCGKAFRLASILLNHQKIHTQKNMHFSCPTCTKTFLVKSGLEQHHCGKNQKPYLKEVSRKTHAYPRKNDRDNRFKCEQCERTYRHASSLINHRNTHTTGIYHCALCPKTFYNLMALKNHRRIHSEVRRYSCQDCDKSFRVSSQLRSHQRVHMKQQELFCSTCQQSFRSHLSFRKHQELRCKAQQLPQQDMSGHSELDWNSGLDIAVMAAQGLDTNGLPRPSTVFPCMQSMLPVVENQQEGIKETSQKVHICEHCGRTYRHASSLLNHKNSHKLGIYICSTCKKEFSNLMALKNHRRIHTEPKRYVCSDCGKAFRVSTQLICHQRVHTKEKPFSCTHCGKNFSSKSNLRHHQKVHNKHFEACIDTGTKSILGIGIETYL is encoded by the exons ATGGAGTACATTGATACTTACATGCTGGAAAAGGAAAGTAGCAGATTCAAATGTGAACAGTGTGGACGGTGCTATAGACATGCGGGCAGCCTTGCAAACCATAAGAAAGCCCACGAAGTGGGATCCTTCCAGTGCCCTTTGTGTATTAGGGTACTCTCCAATGCTCTGGCTTTGAAAAACCACCTCCGGATCCACACCAGTAAAAAGAGCTTCTCCTGTTCTGTATGTGGAAAGGCCTTCCGGCTGTTTTCCCAACTGATTGTACACCATCAAGTCCATGGGTCTCAAGGATCTTATGAGGAATCTATAAAGAAGGACCACTTGGAATCCAGAACTATTATGCAGGAGAATGGAGAAAGACCAGACCAGAATACCTTAATCAACACTGATATGACTGATAAATTCAATGATAATAGTTCTACTGAAGAGAAAAAGTCTGTCACTAATGATTCCGTGGATCGACCATTCAAATGTGACCAATGTGAAAAGACATACCGGCACCATGGTAGTCTTATCAACCACAAGAAATCACATCAGCTTGGGGTATTTCAGTGTTCCATCTGCTACAAGCAGTTCAACAACCTTGCAGCTCTGAACAACCACCAGCGCACTCACACTAAATCTAAGTTTCAAACCACACCTGTCCACATTTCTACCCAGCCCCAAGAAGCTGTATCTGATCTGTGCCTTACTGCTTCCCAAAAGAGTGCAACTGCATGGTTTTGCAACTTGTGTGACATATCTTTTCCCAAAAAGAGAAACTTAAAAGAACATATACTCATGCATAGTACATCATCTTCTGCCAGTGAATTATCAGACAGTTGTTATTATGCAGACTCTGATACTTTCTTACATTCTAAGAAACACTTTCCTCCCTCACACCAATTGGACAAATGGGAAGCTGGTGAGCATACTAATAATCAGTTGTATACCTGTGCATACTGTGGGGTAAAATATTCTGACTTGGAAAACCTTAAAGACCACTACTTGACTCACAATTCTCCATCCACCTCAAGCCCTCAATCAGACTCTCAAATGCCAGACTCTAAGCAGTCTGGCCATGGATTACAAGCACTGGAAATGGCATCTGGCAAAGAAGCAGAAGTGTCAAATTCTTTATCCGAGGATACTAAAGATCGTCGGTTCACATGTCACATCTGTGGGAAAAGATACCGTCATGCAGGTAGCTTGATTAATCACAAACATTCTCACCAGACAGGCAGCTACCAGTGTTCAGTCTGCTGTAAATACTACCCACATCTTGCAGCCTTGAACAGACATTTACGCAGCCACAGGACAACATCGCCTGGTTTGCCTTTTGATATAGAGGGAGATTGGCTTTCTCCTGAACCATTAACACTTGAGTTACAGCAGAGTTCCTGTAATAATCAGGACCAGGAAGATAACAGTTCTCCGTTACATGACAATGTTGTTGGTATTTCACACCAAGTTTATTATAACAGCAATATTGATGGGCTAAATGAGATTCATGAACAGGACAGGTTAGAACACACACTTCTACCGTCAGTTAACCAAATGGAAGAGAGACACATGTGTGCAGACTGTGGTGAAACATACAGAGACATTACAGGGATTAAGTCACACTTGTGCCCCCAGAGGTGCCAACAACAACAGTATATAACAAGTGGTATTTTAGCTAATGATAAAGAAGAATGTCCTCTACAAAACTGCAGGGACCTTAAATGGAACAACAAGCAAGGAAGTCTTTCCCTTATAAATTCCTGTAGTGGTGACACAAAGGAGGATGATGGAGAAGCGTATCAGTGTTCAGAGTGTGGGAATCACTACACAAGCCTTTGGGCACTGAAAAGTCATTTGTGTGGGAAAACTCATTTCCAAGGTATACCCATGAGCATggacttgtcctccacaaatgAAGAGAACTGGAGAATGATGGAAATGGAAGGCAGTTTAATCATCTGCAGTACCTGTGGAGAAAGCTTTTTCAACGAGCATGACTTGCAAGCACATCAGCCCCTTCATGGGCAGGATGGGACAGATGAGGTTGCACAGAACAAGACAGACAATACCTACAGCACAGATGTGAAAACAGAGGAAAAAAGCCACATCTGTGGAGAATGTGGTATGTtttgtacagagtacaatgaaTTAGAGGCTCATGAGTGCGCTGTTAAAGGAAAAGGTAAAAAACTAAATGTGGAAAAGCAAGTTGATGGTCCAAGATATTTCCAGCCAAATCTTGATTCAGGAGATCATCCCCACAGGTGTGATCAGTGTGGCCGAACTTATAGGCACCTTAATTCTCTTCTTAATCACAAGAAGTCACATAGAACTGGGGTTTTCCGCTGCCATGTTTGCCAGAAGCGCTTCTATAATCTGCTGGCCCTCAAAAGTCACCATAGGACTCATTTTGATTTGAAGAG GCATAAGTGTGAGAAGTGTGGGAAGGCCTTTAAAATTCAGAAACAGCTGCTGAACCACTTACAAGTCCATAAAGAAAAGAAAGCCAAATTCCAGGATCTTAATCAGTTGCATCAGAGTTTTCAGCATGGATGTAGGACTGAAGCTGATGAAGTGCTCCCCAAGTACTCCCCAAGCAGGGTTGTGTCTAAGAAAAAAACTCAGTCCTGGTGTAAGCAGCCCAATGCTATATGCAGAAAATGTGGGGTAAAGCACAGGTTAAAGAAGCCTTGTCATGACCCTGACAGCTGGATAGAGCAAGAAGCTGAGAGACTGGAAGGCACTGAGATGAGATTTCAGCCTTTTGCATATGACCACTATGGAGAGACCCGTTGTCATGCTGGGAATCTAGTATACCACAAAAAGGCACATAAGACAGCAGAGTACATCTGTACATCTACATATTCTAAACAACATACAATGAAGAATCACTTGCACACCCATCTTGCAGACAATAAGTGTAGTTTACAGGAATGCGGAAAGGGGCAGAAACGACTTTCATGTTATAAGTACTCCTTCAATGGCAAGAAAATGCCTCAAAGAGTTCACATGCAACCACTGGAGGTTAGGGAATTGAAAGGGGGTCTAGGATTTAAAGGGTCCACTGACCAGCTATTAACACATTGCCATACTGCCAAGCTGTCTGATAACTCAGACCAAAAGGTTACTGATGATCATGGATTTGTACAAAAAGAGGATCGTCCATTTGTTTGCAACATCTGTAATCGTACCTATAGACATGCAGGCAGTCTCGTAAAccacaaaaatacacacaagACTGGAATTttctgctgctccatctgctccaaGGATTTTTTTAATGCCCTGGCTTTGCGTAATCACACTCGTATTCACACACAGAAGAAAAAGCATGTCTGTACAACCTGTGGAAAAGCTTTTCGATTGGCTAGCATTCTTCTGAATCACCAAAAAATCCACACACAGAAGAATATGCATTTCAGTTGTCCTACATGTACCAAGACATTTCTGGTTAAGTCAGGATTGGAGCAGCACCATTGTGGGAAAAACCAAAAGCCATATCTTAAGGAGGTCAGCAGAAAGACCCATGCATATCCAAGGAAAAATGACCGTGATAACAGATTCAA GTGTGAGCAGTGTGAGCGTACCTACCGCCATGCCAGTTCATTGATCAATCATAGGAACACTCACACCACAGGCATTTACCACTGTGCACTGTGTCCCAAAACCTTTTACAATCTGATGGCACTCAAGAACCATCGACGCATCCACTCTGAAGTACGGCGATACAGTTGCCAAGACTGTGACAAGTCTTTTCGAGTATCGTCGCAACTACGCAGTCACCAACGTGTGCACATGAAACAGCAAGAACTATTCTGCAGCACTTGCCAGCAAAGCTTCCGTAGTCACTTGAGTTTTAGGAAGCACCAGGAGCTACGATGCAAGGCTCAGCAGCTGCCGCAGCAGGATATGTCAGGGCACTCAGAATTGGACTGGAATTCTGGACTGGACATTGCTGTAATGGCTGCTCAAGGGCTAGATACCAATGGACTGCCCAGACCATCCACTGTCTTCCCATGCATGCAGAGCATGCTGCCAGTAGTTGAAAACCAGCAAGAGGGTATTAAAGAGACGAGTCAGAAGGTCCATATTTGTGAGCATTGTGGCCGTACCTACCGTCATGCCAGCTCTCTTCTTAACCATAAAAACAGTCACAAGTTGGGCATATATATTTGTTCTACTTGCAAGAAGGAGTTCTCTAATCTAATGGCTCTGAAGAACCATAGACGGATTCACACAGAACCAAAGCGTTATGTGTGCTCAGATTGCGGTAAAGCTTTCCGTGTCTCCACTCAGCTAATTTGCCACCAGCGTGTTCACACAAAGGAAAAACCTTTCTCTTGCACACATTGTGGCAAGAATTTTTCCAGCAAGTCCAATCTACGCCACCACCAGAAGGTACACAACAAACATTTTGAGGCCTGCATAGACACCGGTACCAAGAGTATTTTGGGTATTGGTATAGAAACCTACCTCTGA